Proteins encoded by one window of Kitasatospora sp. HUAS MG31:
- a CDS encoding DUF6193 family natural product biosynthesis protein, with translation MAEETAVEKTWRLMLEGDPAVRRGNPAVMEAAYAEPRLRVLFPFPSHGCLTFHRNSQFPWSNDLPFIAGSAPCTVYGPLYSSVLGEGLTPKEAAALVVANLPPDCGPAFDGPWPPPDSHTD, from the coding sequence ATGGCTGAGGAGACGGCTGTTGAGAAGACCTGGCGGTTGATGCTGGAAGGAGACCCCGCGGTGCGGCGGGGGAATCCGGCGGTGATGGAGGCCGCCTACGCTGAACCGCGCCTGCGGGTCCTGTTCCCGTTCCCGAGCCACGGGTGCCTCACCTTCCACCGGAACTCACAGTTCCCGTGGAGCAACGACCTGCCGTTCATCGCGGGCAGCGCGCCGTGCACGGTGTACGGGCCGCTGTACTCGTCGGTCCTGGGCGAGGGGCTCACGCCGAAGGAGGCGGCCGCGTTGGTGGTGGCCAACCTGCCCCCCGACTGCGGGCCGGCCTTCGACGGACCGTGGCCCCCTCCGGACAGCCACACTGACTGA
- a CDS encoding SgcJ/EcaC family oxidoreductase has translation MVRMNTESTAYAADIEAIERVVATVEHSQQTKDPDEFLALFHPEAVWTTGGGKVLIGLDAIAEFTRKVLPADDWDGKVTYEVTHVFFMRPDVAAVKVRQLYRPPGEESEGAPLYVMTKQEDGRWLLTACQNTGVVAD, from the coding sequence ATGGTCCGCATGAACACCGAATCCACGGCGTACGCCGCCGACATCGAAGCCATCGAACGAGTGGTGGCCACCGTCGAGCACTCCCAGCAGACCAAGGACCCCGACGAATTCCTCGCCCTCTTCCATCCCGAAGCGGTCTGGACGACGGGCGGCGGCAAGGTCCTCATCGGGCTCGACGCGATCGCCGAGTTCACTCGCAAGGTCCTCCCCGCGGACGACTGGGACGGCAAGGTCACCTACGAGGTGACCCACGTGTTCTTCATGCGCCCCGACGTCGCCGCGGTCAAGGTCCGTCAGCTCTACCGGCCCCCGGGCGAGGAGAGCGAGGGTGCTCCGCTGTACGTCATGACGAAGCAGGAGGACGGCCGCTGGCTGCTGACCGCCTGCCAGAACACAGGAGTCGTCGCCGACTGA